Proteins encoded in a region of the Spiribacter sp. 1M189 genome:
- the smpB gene encoding SsrA-binding protein SmpB, producing the protein MSKKAGKKKPSGESATIAVNRRARFEYFIEERFEAGLVLHGWEVKSLRAGRINLTEAYVLVRNGEAFLIGCNIPPLPTASTHVNPDPTRTRKLLLHQRELAKLVGATEQRGYTVVPLDLHWSRGKAKLSIGLAKGKKQHDKRADKKERDWQREKERLLKHRV; encoded by the coding sequence GTGAGTAAGAAAGCAGGTAAGAAAAAGCCCAGTGGCGAGAGCGCCACGATCGCCGTCAATCGCCGCGCGCGGTTCGAGTATTTCATCGAAGAGCGCTTCGAGGCAGGGCTCGTGCTGCACGGCTGGGAGGTCAAGAGCCTAAGGGCCGGTCGCATCAACCTCACCGAGGCCTATGTCCTGGTGCGCAATGGCGAGGCGTTCCTGATCGGTTGCAATATCCCCCCGCTGCCGACCGCCTCCACACACGTCAACCCGGACCCCACCCGGACCCGCAAGCTGCTGCTGCATCAAAGAGAGCTCGCCAAACTCGTGGGCGCTACCGAGCAGCGTGGCTACACGGTCGTCCCACTGGACCTCCACTGGTCACGGGGCAAGGCCAAATTGAGCATCGGCCTGGCAAAGGGCAAAAAGCAGCACGACAAGCGCGCCGACAAGAAGGAGCGCGACTGGCAGCGCGAGAAGGAACGCCTGCTCAAGCATCGCGTATAG
- a CDS encoding TRAP transporter small permease, which produces MPLAIERAVIAGALAVICVISFANVLVRYFTDFSFAFTEEVSVFLLVILAFFGSAIAFARDEQIRITFFLDRMNRSARWTATIVILAANLTIFGLVAWFGSRFAYEEWLFEATTPGLGIPAWIYSMWLPIAAVVIILRLLGRFARQLKQRTPD; this is translated from the coding sequence ATGCCGCTCGCCATTGAGCGAGCGGTCATCGCGGGTGCGCTGGCGGTCATCTGTGTGATCAGTTTCGCCAATGTACTGGTGAGGTACTTCACTGACTTCTCGTTTGCATTCACAGAGGAAGTCTCCGTGTTTCTGCTGGTGATCCTGGCGTTTTTCGGCTCAGCGATCGCCTTTGCACGTGACGAGCAGATCAGGATCACGTTTTTTCTCGACCGTATGAACCGGTCGGCCCGATGGACCGCCACCATCGTCATTTTGGCCGCTAATCTGACGATATTCGGCCTGGTGGCCTGGTTTGGCAGCCGGTTCGCCTACGAGGAGTGGCTGTTCGAGGCGACGACACCGGGCCTTGGTATCCCGGCATGGATCTATTCCATGTGGCTGCCGATTGCTGCAGTCGTCATCATTCTCCGGTTACTGGGGCGATTTGCCCGCCAGCTCAAACAAAGGACGCCGGACTGA
- a CDS encoding RnfH family protein, with product MPVEVAYARPDSQRLIALEVARGTTAEEAIHASGILAECPEVDLAEQAVGIFSLPVGLDTVLSPGDRVEIYRPLQVDPKAQRRDRARAQRARNEGQASGS from the coding sequence ATGCCGGTTGAGGTGGCCTATGCTCGGCCCGACAGTCAGCGCCTGATCGCGCTTGAGGTCGCGCGTGGCACGACCGCTGAAGAAGCGATTCATGCATCAGGCATCCTTGCCGAATGTCCCGAAGTCGATCTCGCTGAGCAGGCCGTGGGGATATTCTCGCTGCCGGTGGGCTTGGATACCGTGCTGTCGCCGGGCGATCGGGTCGAGATCTATCGGCCGCTGCAGGTTGACCCCAAGGCGCAGCGCCGCGACCGGGCCCGCGCCCAGCGGGCACGGAATGAGGGTCAGGCCTCTGGTTCGTAG
- a CDS encoding GMC family oxidoreductase, which translates to MADDTAAEWIGEYDYIVIGAGTAGCLLANRLSANPHHRVLLLEAGGKDRYPWIHIPVGYLYTLNNPRTDWCLKTEADPGLNGRALAYPRGRVLGGSSSINGMIYMRGQAADYESWVNAGNPGWGWTDVLEYFRRHEDHGFIKDEWHDQGGEWRIERQRLSWPILEAFQKAAAEQGIPPVDDFNTGDNEGCGYFHVNQRKGVRVSGARAFLRPIRHRQNLTVLTHAEVETLHRVDGRMTGVRFRQNGQRLSANAGAELIVAAGAVHSPVLLQRSGVGSADALDALGIDVEQDLPGVGENLQDHLQLRTVYRVQGASTLNERVHRLSSRMLMGLEYALRRTGPLSMAPSQLGCFARSSPDQARANLQYHVQPLSTDRLGDPLHPFPAITVSVCNLRPESRGRVSLRDADPASTPRIEPHYLSTEGDRAVAVDAIRLTRRIMGSAALAAHQPAERLPGAGIDSDEALAHAAGDVGTTIFHPVGTCAMGPSPERGAVVDASLRVHGVPGLRVVDASVMPTITSGNTNSPTLMIAEKAAEMILADTAR; encoded by the coding sequence ATGGCAGATGACACAGCGGCCGAGTGGATTGGCGAGTATGACTATATTGTGATTGGTGCAGGCACCGCCGGGTGCCTACTGGCCAACCGACTCAGCGCAAACCCTCACCATCGCGTCCTTTTGCTCGAGGCCGGTGGAAAGGATCGCTACCCGTGGATCCATATCCCGGTCGGCTACCTCTACACGCTCAATAACCCACGAACCGACTGGTGTCTGAAAACCGAGGCGGACCCGGGCCTCAACGGCCGTGCGCTCGCCTACCCCCGGGGGCGAGTGCTGGGCGGCAGCAGTTCGATCAACGGCATGATCTACATGCGCGGTCAGGCGGCGGACTACGAAAGCTGGGTGAATGCCGGCAATCCCGGCTGGGGATGGACCGACGTGCTCGAGTATTTCCGTCGCCACGAGGACCATGGATTTATCAAAGATGAGTGGCATGATCAGGGCGGCGAATGGCGGATCGAGCGCCAACGGCTGTCCTGGCCGATCCTCGAGGCCTTCCAGAAAGCGGCCGCTGAGCAGGGCATCCCGCCCGTTGATGATTTTAATACCGGTGATAACGAGGGTTGCGGGTATTTCCATGTCAATCAGCGAAAAGGCGTGCGCGTCAGCGGCGCCCGGGCCTTCCTCCGCCCGATTCGTCATCGCCAAAATCTCACCGTGCTCACCCACGCGGAAGTGGAGACGCTCCACCGGGTGGACGGACGGATGACCGGCGTGCGCTTCCGCCAGAATGGCCAGCGCCTGAGCGCCAACGCCGGTGCCGAGCTCATCGTTGCAGCCGGCGCGGTCCACAGCCCCGTGCTGTTGCAACGCTCGGGGGTCGGCTCCGCAGACGCATTAGATGCCTTGGGAATTGACGTTGAGCAAGACCTACCGGGCGTTGGCGAAAATCTCCAGGATCACTTACAGCTACGCACAGTTTATCGCGTCCAGGGCGCATCCACGCTGAACGAACGTGTTCATCGTCTGTCGAGCCGGATGCTCATGGGCCTTGAGTACGCGCTGCGCCGCACCGGCCCCTTATCCATGGCACCCAGCCAGCTGGGCTGCTTCGCGCGAAGCAGCCCGGATCAGGCGCGGGCCAATCTTCAGTATCACGTCCAGCCATTGAGCACGGACCGCCTCGGTGATCCACTGCATCCCTTCCCGGCAATTACCGTGTCGGTCTGTAACTTACGCCCCGAAAGCCGGGGGCGTGTGAGTCTTCGCGATGCCGATCCGGCCTCGACGCCCCGCATCGAGCCGCACTATCTCTCAACAGAGGGTGACCGGGCGGTGGCAGTGGATGCCATTCGACTGACCCGTCGGATCATGGGGAGCGCCGCGCTGGCTGCGCATCAGCCGGCCGAGCGCCTACCCGGCGCGGGGATCGACTCGGACGAGGCGCTGGCCCACGCCGCCGGGGATGTCGGCACAACGATCTTTCACCCGGTGGGCACCTGCGCCATGGGCCCATCCCCCGAGAGAGGTGCGGTGGTCGATGCAAGCCTGCGGGTGCACGGCGTGCCCGGCCTCCGCGTGGTGGATGCCTCGGTCATGCCGACCATCACCTCCGGCAATACCAACTCCCCGACCCTTATGATTGCCGAGAAGGCCGCAGAGATGATCCTGGCCGACACGGCGCGTTAA
- a CDS encoding outer membrane protein assembly factor BamE, producing the protein MIPVYTGKRLLAVSLLAGALAGCASTVDRLPILYKPEVRQGTFFDAQSVARLEPGMTRRQVSFVLGPPTIEDPFSDGRWDYVYEVEPRSTDLKPVSRKLTLFFDERGLSAARGSFIQPDNPLYEPEA; encoded by the coding sequence ATGATTCCAGTATACACCGGCAAACGCCTGCTCGCAGTGTCCCTCCTGGCCGGCGCCCTGGCCGGCTGCGCCAGCACAGTGGATCGCCTGCCGATCCTCTACAAGCCGGAAGTGCGCCAGGGGACGTTCTTTGATGCCCAGAGCGTCGCCCGTCTCGAACCCGGCATGACGCGACGGCAGGTGAGCTTCGTGCTCGGGCCGCCGACCATCGAGGATCCGTTCAGTGATGGCCGATGGGACTATGTCTATGAAGTCGAACCTCGGAGCACCGACCTCAAGCCTGTCTCGCGGAAGCTGACCCTGTTTTTCGATGAGCGCGGTCTCAGTGCCGCCCGGGGCAGCTTCATACAGCCCGACAATCCGCTCTACGAACCAGAGGCCTGA
- a CDS encoding TRAP transporter large permease — protein sequence MAADCCSRHHSPVTGAICPPAQTKDAGLMAPELLIFIVMALGIVIGAPIATALGIAGVIGIIAGLSPAMLATLGTNTYNAIAKYPLVAIPLFVLTGIIFERSGVAASLVNFARALVGVRRGGLATVAVIVCMIMGGMSGSGPADAAAVATVMVPSMMRAGYPKAFSAAVIAASASTAILIPPSVALIIYSILVPSVDLRALFAAGLIPGLIAGVAVMAPAIWLSRRNHFESDGTEVRPSVRETFIHALPALFAPVLILGGLRSGLFTPTEAAVVAVVYGLFIGTVVYRNLDLRMIYDALVDAAMMSGVILLIISMAGIFAWAGSTLGAFDQAAEAVLSISDNPIVVLGLVLVFLLLIGMVIDGVSIYIILIPILMPIVKAFEWNTVWFGIVMAMTIAIGQFTPPVAVNLLVTSRVAGVTIESTLGWTLWLVLSMITALILLVTFPAIALWLPEALGYRV from the coding sequence GTGGCTGCCGATTGCTGCAGTCGTCATCATTCTCCGGTTACTGGGGCGATTTGCCCGCCAGCTCAAACAAAGGACGCCGGACTGATGGCGCCCGAGTTACTCATTTTCATCGTCATGGCACTCGGGATCGTGATCGGCGCACCGATCGCCACGGCACTCGGGATCGCGGGCGTGATCGGCATCATCGCGGGTCTCTCGCCCGCCATGCTTGCGACCCTCGGCACGAACACCTACAACGCGATCGCCAAGTATCCGTTGGTTGCCATACCGCTTTTCGTGCTCACGGGTATTATCTTTGAGCGGTCAGGGGTAGCCGCAAGCCTCGTTAACTTCGCTCGCGCGCTTGTTGGCGTGCGCCGCGGCGGACTGGCTACCGTTGCCGTCATCGTCTGCATGATAATGGGCGGCATGTCGGGCTCCGGGCCAGCGGATGCCGCCGCTGTAGCGACGGTCATGGTGCCAAGCATGATGCGGGCGGGCTATCCGAAGGCTTTCTCGGCCGCGGTCATTGCGGCCTCGGCATCGACCGCTATCTTGATCCCCCCGTCCGTCGCGTTAATCATTTACTCCATTCTCGTCCCTTCCGTCGATCTGCGGGCGCTTTTCGCCGCGGGGCTCATCCCAGGGCTGATCGCCGGTGTCGCCGTGATGGCGCCCGCGATCTGGCTATCGCGCCGGAATCATTTTGAATCAGATGGCACTGAGGTGCGGCCTTCAGTGCGGGAGACTTTCATTCATGCCCTTCCGGCCCTGTTTGCGCCCGTCCTGATCCTCGGCGGTCTGCGCAGCGGGCTTTTTACGCCCACCGAAGCTGCCGTCGTCGCCGTGGTATACGGCCTGTTCATCGGCACTGTGGTCTACCGTAACCTCGATCTGCGGATGATTTACGATGCGCTGGTCGATGCGGCAATGATGTCGGGCGTTATCCTGTTGATCATCTCCATGGCAGGGATCTTCGCTTGGGCCGGGAGCACTCTGGGTGCCTTTGATCAGGCCGCTGAGGCGGTCCTGTCCATTTCCGACAACCCCATCGTCGTCCTTGGCCTGGTGCTGGTTTTCCTGCTGCTCATCGGGATGGTGATCGACGGGGTATCCATCTATATCATTCTGATTCCCATCCTTATGCCGATCGTCAAGGCCTTCGAATGGAATACCGTCTGGTTCGGCATCGTGATGGCCATGACGATTGCCATCGGCCAGTTCACACCGCCTGTGGCCGTGAACCTGCTTGTCACTTCACGAGTCGCGGGGGTAACGATCGAATCAACGCTTGGCTGGACGCTATGGTTGGTCCTCAGCATGATCACCGCACTGATCCTGCTCGTGACTTTTCCGGCAATCGCGCTTTGGCTCCCGGAAGCCCTTGGCTATCGGGTCTGA
- a CDS encoding DctP family TRAP transporter solute-binding subunit — protein MNPASAGFFIAAERVMTPARVGNTGSWRYDFTGNNHKEEEKMRNSTILCAAAAMMLAVIPIQGLAQYKNEYTVSTVLPAPFPWGEAAERWAELVDERSNGEINFKVYPNAELVSGNQTREFPALRSGVIDFAIGSTINWSPQVPELNLFSLPFLMPDYEAIDALTGGETGEMIFEAVRAKGVVPLAWGENGFRELSNSNGVIDEPSDLEGMKIRVVGSPLFEDTFNALGANPTQMSWADAKPALSTGAVDGQENPLSVFHIANIHEVGQTYLTRWHYMADPLIFAANRNIWASFSPEDQAMIKQAAVDAGLWEIEQSRAAVPSLRGAIEERGVTITELTDEQVAEFRDATTSVYEEWTPQIGAELVETAREAIANR, from the coding sequence TTGAACCCCGCTTCGGCGGGGTTTTTTATTGCGGCAGAGCGGGTGATGACTCCCGCGAGGGTGGGCAACACCGGTTCATGGCGCTACGATTTCACCGGTAATAACCACAAGGAGGAGGAGAAGATGCGCAACTCAACGATCCTATGCGCTGCTGCAGCGATGATGCTCGCCGTGATCCCGATCCAGGGTCTTGCGCAGTACAAGAACGAATACACGGTCTCGACGGTGCTTCCAGCGCCATTCCCCTGGGGGGAGGCCGCCGAGCGGTGGGCCGAGCTGGTCGATGAGCGCAGCAACGGGGAGATCAACTTCAAGGTTTACCCAAATGCCGAACTCGTGAGTGGAAACCAGACACGCGAGTTTCCCGCACTGCGCAGCGGCGTGATCGATTTTGCGATCGGCTCCACCATCAACTGGTCACCGCAGGTCCCTGAACTCAACCTCTTCTCACTGCCGTTTCTCATGCCGGACTACGAAGCGATTGATGCGCTGACCGGGGGCGAGACTGGCGAAATGATTTTCGAGGCGGTCCGGGCCAAGGGGGTCGTGCCACTTGCATGGGGAGAAAATGGCTTTCGCGAGCTATCGAACTCCAACGGTGTGATTGACGAACCATCGGACCTCGAAGGCATGAAGATTCGCGTTGTCGGCTCCCCGTTATTCGAGGACACATTCAATGCCCTCGGCGCCAATCCGACCCAGATGAGTTGGGCGGATGCCAAGCCGGCACTGTCCACTGGGGCCGTGGACGGGCAGGAAAACCCCCTGTCGGTCTTCCACATCGCCAACATCCATGAAGTAGGCCAAACCTACTTGACCCGCTGGCACTACATGGCCGATCCGCTGATTTTCGCCGCGAATCGGAATATCTGGGCGAGCTTCAGCCCGGAAGACCAGGCGATGATCAAGCAGGCCGCCGTGGACGCCGGCCTCTGGGAGATAGAGCAGTCTCGTGCGGCTGTCCCGAGCCTGCGGGGGGCTATCGAGGAGCGCGGTGTCACCATCACCGAACTGACTGATGAGCAAGTGGCTGAATTCCGGGATGCAACCACGAGCGTCTATGAGGAATGGACCCCACAGATCGGCGCCGAACTCGTAGAAACCGCCCGAGAGGCCATCGCCAACCGTTAG
- a CDS encoding NAD(P)-dependent alcohol dehydrogenase encodes MPTANAYAAQSEASGLAPLTIERRELRGDDVAIEIDYCGVCHTDIHFAQNDWGMTMYPVVPGHEIIGRVTAVGEHVSAFQPGDTVGVGCMVDSCRHCEPCQQGLEQYCLEGPVVTYNGIDRHDGTVTYGGYSDSVVVNEHFVVRIPEQLDPAAAAPLLCAGITTYSPLRHYGVKPGHKVGVIGMGGLGHMGIKFARALGAEVTVFTRSPDKVSEAEAQGAHQVIISTDEEQMQAAAGQFDFMLDTVPVQHDLNPYIGLLRYDGTHILVGLLEPVEPPLQAGPLVMGRKVLAGSLIGGMPETQEVLDFCADNDIACDVEMLDIRKLNEAYERVKKGDVKYRFVIDMATLKGTAS; translated from the coding sequence ATGCCGACAGCCAATGCCTATGCTGCCCAATCAGAGGCGTCCGGTCTGGCGCCACTGACCATCGAGCGTCGCGAGCTGCGGGGCGATGATGTCGCCATCGAAATCGACTACTGCGGCGTTTGCCACACCGATATCCACTTCGCCCAGAACGACTGGGGCATGACCATGTACCCGGTGGTCCCGGGCCACGAAATCATCGGGCGGGTGACCGCGGTCGGCGAGCATGTCAGTGCCTTCCAGCCAGGCGATACCGTCGGTGTGGGGTGCATGGTGGACTCCTGCCGGCACTGCGAGCCCTGCCAACAGGGTCTCGAGCAGTACTGTCTGGAAGGCCCCGTGGTGACCTACAATGGCATCGACCGGCATGACGGTACGGTGACTTACGGCGGCTATTCGGATTCCGTCGTGGTCAACGAACACTTCGTCGTGCGCATCCCCGAGCAACTCGATCCGGCGGCCGCCGCCCCGCTACTGTGTGCCGGTATCACCACCTACTCGCCGCTGCGCCACTACGGTGTGAAACCCGGCCACAAAGTAGGGGTGATCGGTATGGGCGGACTGGGTCACATGGGCATCAAGTTCGCCCGCGCACTGGGCGCCGAAGTCACGGTCTTCACGCGCTCGCCCGACAAGGTGTCGGAAGCCGAGGCCCAGGGCGCCCACCAGGTCATCATCTCGACCGACGAAGAGCAGATGCAGGCCGCCGCCGGGCAGTTCGACTTCATGCTCGACACCGTCCCGGTTCAGCATGATCTCAATCCTTACATCGGGCTACTGCGCTACGACGGCACCCACATCCTCGTGGGCCTGCTCGAGCCCGTGGAGCCGCCGCTGCAGGCTGGCCCTCTGGTCATGGGCCGCAAGGTGCTCGCCGGATCGCTGATCGGCGGGATGCCCGAAACCCAGGAAGTGCTCGATTTCTGCGCCGATAATGACATCGCCTGCGATGTGGAGATGCTCGATATCCGTAAACTCAACGAGGCCTATGAGCGGGTAAAAAAGGGAGATGTGAAATATCGCTTCGTGATCGACATGGCGACCCTCAAAGGCACAGCATCATAA
- the fur gene encoding ferric iron uptake transcriptional regulator → MVTQPRPSSQIPWEISQESDELRRAGLKATLPRLKILRILAGRERAHLSAEEVYQRLHDAGDDIGLATVYRVLTQFAEAGIVIRHNFDSDRAVFELNSGIHHDHLVCVDCGRVEEFKDRMIERRQADVAAVSGYELISHSLILYGRCPECAKAPRMKGNVL, encoded by the coding sequence ATGGTAACGCAGCCCCGTCCAAGCTCACAGATTCCCTGGGAGATCAGTCAGGAGTCCGATGAGCTCCGTCGTGCCGGGCTGAAGGCAACGCTGCCGCGGCTCAAGATCCTGCGGATTCTCGCCGGACGGGAGCGGGCGCACCTCTCCGCCGAAGAGGTGTATCAGCGGCTGCACGACGCCGGCGACGACATCGGGTTGGCCACCGTTTACCGCGTGCTCACGCAGTTCGCGGAGGCGGGTATCGTCATCCGCCACAATTTCGATAGCGATCGGGCCGTCTTCGAGCTGAACTCCGGCATACACCATGATCACCTCGTCTGCGTGGATTGTGGTCGCGTCGAGGAATTCAAGGACCGGATGATTGAGCGCCGCCAGGCGGACGTGGCCGCCGTTTCCGGGTATGAATTGATCAGCCACTCGCTCATCCTCTATGGGCGCTGTCCCGAGTGTGCGAAGGCGCCACGGATGAAAGGCAACGTCCTTTAG
- a CDS encoding Brp/Blh family beta-carotene 15,15'-dioxygenase, giving the protein METSARPPAFWLFPIGLLLSLGFSALSGQWPLYVVLALSTAVLGLPHGSLDTAVAKRHLRLHSMPRLIAFLGGYMALSAVVIAIWLQAPNAALGAFLLYSAVHFGDDVAHRLGRIGGVGYGLWILGLPVTLHPQAVQPLFEMLGATRADLLVAAAPWALGVGGIILVAALALSPSRATSDWRDPLLLAAGAALLHPLAYFIAYWCFLHSPRHLELAARDLGLDGWRERLRAVAPTTLATYALALAALPFLIGMPSDAILMRIIFIGLAALTVPHMILEFIASPRRAE; this is encoded by the coding sequence ATGGAAACGAGTGCCCGGCCCCCAGCCTTCTGGCTTTTCCCGATCGGTCTTCTGCTCTCGCTGGGTTTCTCGGCCCTGTCGGGGCAATGGCCGCTTTACGTCGTCCTGGCATTGAGCACCGCCGTCCTCGGGCTTCCCCACGGCAGCCTCGACACTGCGGTTGCCAAACGCCACCTAAGGCTTCACAGCATGCCGCGCCTCATCGCCTTCCTCGGCGGATACATGGCACTGAGCGCGGTGGTGATTGCGATCTGGCTGCAGGCGCCCAATGCCGCCCTCGGGGCGTTCCTGCTCTACTCCGCCGTGCATTTCGGGGACGATGTCGCCCATCGGCTGGGGCGTATCGGTGGCGTGGGCTATGGACTATGGATCCTCGGCCTGCCGGTCACTCTGCACCCGCAAGCGGTCCAGCCGCTCTTTGAGATGCTGGGTGCAACACGGGCGGATCTCCTCGTCGCGGCGGCGCCGTGGGCACTCGGTGTCGGCGGCATCATCCTGGTCGCCGCGCTGGCGCTGAGCCCAAGCCGCGCCACCAGCGACTGGCGTGACCCCCTGCTCCTGGCAGCCGGGGCCGCGCTGCTGCACCCACTCGCCTATTTCATCGCCTACTGGTGTTTTCTTCATAGCCCGCGACATCTTGAGCTCGCCGCCCGTGATCTCGGCCTCGACGGCTGGCGTGAGCGCCTTCGAGCGGTCGCACCAACCACGCTGGCAACCTATGCACTCGCCCTGGCGGCTCTGCCCTTCCTGATCGGTATGCCGAGTGACGCTATCCTCATGCGCATCATCTTTATCGGGCTTGCCGCCCTCACGGTGCCGCACATGATTCTCGAGTTCATCGCGAGTCCGCGCCGGGCGGAATGA
- a CDS encoding type II toxin-antitoxin system RatA family toxin: MTTVSRSAMVRHSAEEMFELVDDVRGYENFLPWVKRSRERERSSDVVIGELLFSKAGFEKSFTTRNRRQPGKMIEIRLVEGPFRHLEGFWRFDPLGEDACKVSLDLEFEFSNRLLAMAFGKVFTQVAGTLVDSFVKRANERYGRG, translated from the coding sequence ATGACCACGGTCTCCCGTTCCGCGATGGTCCGGCATTCCGCCGAGGAGATGTTCGAGCTGGTGGACGACGTCCGCGGCTATGAGAACTTCCTCCCCTGGGTAAAGCGCAGCCGGGAGCGGGAGCGCAGCAGTGATGTGGTCATCGGTGAGCTGTTGTTCTCCAAGGCGGGTTTCGAGAAGTCGTTTACCACGCGTAACCGCCGGCAACCGGGAAAGATGATCGAGATTCGCCTGGTGGAAGGGCCATTCCGTCATCTTGAGGGGTTCTGGCGGTTTGATCCGCTGGGTGAAGATGCCTGCAAGGTGTCGCTTGATCTGGAGTTCGAGTTCTCGAACCGCCTTCTGGCGATGGCCTTTGGCAAGGTCTTCACGCAGGTGGCCGGCACGCTGGTGGATTCCTTCGTCAAGCGGGCCAATGAGCGCTATGGCCGCGGCTGA
- a CDS encoding SDR family NAD(P)-dependent oxidoreductase: protein MTEDHPVCVVNGVGPGNGAAFARRFAAGGYQVALIARSAGTTGPLAEEIGEQARAYDCDLADPEAIGETFARISHELGPVDTLLHNAGAGIWGDFESLDLADFEASWRVNVLGLVTATRAVAPGMRKAGHGNIVVTGATASRRGGAMTAAFASAKGAQRNLTESLAKRLWPEGIHVSTIMIDGIVDLPRARERLPDKPDDFFLDPKDIAETAWWLTHQPRSAWSFEVEARPFAEKW, encoded by the coding sequence ATGACTGAAGACCATCCCGTATGCGTGGTCAATGGTGTCGGCCCAGGCAATGGCGCGGCCTTCGCCCGCCGCTTTGCGGCCGGTGGATATCAGGTCGCGCTGATTGCCCGCAGCGCCGGGACCACCGGGCCGCTCGCCGAGGAAATCGGCGAACAGGCGCGGGCCTACGACTGTGACCTCGCCGATCCGGAGGCCATCGGCGAGACATTCGCGCGGATCAGCCACGAACTCGGCCCGGTCGATACGCTCCTGCACAACGCCGGCGCCGGTATCTGGGGCGACTTCGAATCATTGGACCTGGCGGATTTCGAGGCCTCCTGGCGGGTGAACGTGCTTGGATTGGTGACTGCGACACGCGCGGTCGCCCCCGGCATGCGCAAGGCGGGCCACGGCAACATCGTGGTCACTGGCGCCACGGCGTCGCGCCGGGGTGGTGCCATGACCGCCGCCTTTGCCAGCGCCAAAGGCGCCCAGCGTAATCTCACCGAATCGCTCGCCAAGCGGCTCTGGCCCGAGGGCATCCATGTATCGACCATCATGATCGACGGGATCGTCGATCTCCCCCGGGCCCGGGAACGGCTGCCGGATAAGCCGGACGATTTCTTTCTCGACCCGAAGGATATTGCGGAAACGGCCTGGTGGCTTACCCACCAACCGCGGTCAGCCTGGTCATTCGAAGTCGAGGCACGACCATTCGCGGAGAAATGGTAG